In Zingiber officinale cultivar Zhangliang chromosome 8B, Zo_v1.1, whole genome shotgun sequence, a single genomic region encodes these proteins:
- the LOC122017632 gene encoding pumilio homolog 2-like, with protein sequence MATRSPVKMAPVAPSSGSLDDDYERDIEALRWEQQQNRNLFDLDPDELNICRSGSAPPSINESVNALRSLYGPSGLTEPPGFHRRDAPTRPSDEEMRSHPAYLSYYYSYAKSNPRMPPPVISKEDWRARQRLHTGASLFGGIGDNRSRKELAEAEVSGSSLFSSQPSFTKHDGQVEMLRPNGLLQQNNHSARESGEWLDLNTDGLIGLPDVGLGARRKSFADVLQEELVHPASVAGHISCPVSRNAYEDTDSGRLSDSMLAHLDESETLNGLQYRASSPSLVRVRSVGSSVEATVDHSVSRNTNTDPLLIQRLPSPSLPPVGVRNEDTDIHSGIRSNHMHDFSSTIGNSDDIAAAMLNLNLSAHNQAVPGRRQYKSDPATLINPLDQFIGQNEGQPTTIHNQLKSGFHRQTMESVGGHYSLENADPLHAAGYLSPSLGGKFLGSSHVDLPNYQSAYLGNVLVNQNGRYSVPHLGKFNSLDNSLYGDHGFGMGMPYPANQISTTTHTLLNSVSPIRQNGRLCRMPSTARSQMGVSHVSWFPENSAIGEGYSSSLLLEFKNNKTRLFELSDIVGHAVEFSKDQLGSRFIQQKLETASIEDKNLIFPEIISSAHALMTDVFGNYVIQKFFEHGTEIQRKQLAIQLIGCVLPLSLQMYGCRVIQKALEVVDVEQKAQMVLELNGHIMKCVRDQNGNHVIQKCIECIPQDKIQFIIEAFYSHVIALSSHPYGCRVIQRVLEHCNDQEVQSIMMEEIMEDVCNLAQDQYGNYVIQHVLQYGKPEERSAIISKLAGQIVKMSQQKYASNVVEKCLTYGTPEERQILIDEILGTTDENEPLQAMMKDQFGNYVVQKVLEACDDKNCELILQRIKVHLNALKRYTYGKHIVARVEKLVATGEKHIGASSSSQYAA encoded by the exons ATGGCGACGCGGAGTCCCGTGAAGATGGCGCCTGTAGCCCCTTCGAGTGGGAGCTTGGACGATGATTACGAGAGGGACATCGAAGCTTTACGGTGGGAGCAGCAGCAGAATAGAAACTTGTTCGACCTTGATCCGGATGAGCTCAATATTTGCCGGAGCGGCAGTGCACCCCCTTCCATCAATGAATCAGTAAACGCTCTCAGGAGCCTTTATGGGCCTTCTGGCCTTACCGAGCCACCTGGCTTCCACCGTCGTGATGCTCCGACTAGGCCCTCGGACGAGGAGATGAGGTCGCATCCAGCCTACTTATCTTACTACTATTCCTATGCCAAATCAAATCCGAGGATGCCGCCCCCGGTGATATCAAAGGAGGATTGGCGAGCAAGACAAAGACTTCATACAGGGGCATCCTTATTTGGGGGAATTGGCGATAATCGAAGTAGAAAAGAACTTGCAGAGGCCGAAGTAAGTGGCAGCTCCCTCTTTTCATCGCAGCCAAGCTTCACAAAGCACGATGGGCAAGTGGAGATGCTGAGGCCCAATGGATTACTGCAGCAAAATAATCACTCCGCTAGGGAGTCAGGAGAGTGGCTCGATCTGAATACTGATGGTCTTATAGGGTTGCCAGATGTTGGACTCggtgcaagaaggaaaagttttgCGGATGTATTGCAG GAAGAACTGGTTCATCCAGCATCTGTTGCCGGACATATTTCATGCCCAGTTAGTCGCAATGCATATGAAGATACTGATTCTGGAAGACTCTCTGATTCCATGCTGGCACATCTTGATGAATCAGAAACATTAAATGGTCTGCAATACAGGGCATCTTCTCCCAGTCTTGTTAGAGTCAGAAGCGTTGGTTCCTCGGTTGAAGCAACAGTGGATCATTCAGTAAGTAGAAATACAAATACGGATCCTTTGTTGATTCAAAGGTTGCCAAGCCCCTCCCTCCCACCTGTGGGAGTGAGAAATGAGGATACTGATATACACAGTGGTATTCGATCAAAtcacatgcatgatttttcatctACTATTGGGAATTCTGACGATATTGCTGCAGCTATGTTGAATTTGAACTTGTCTGCACACAACCAAGCAGTTCCTGGTCGCCGGCAATACAAATCGGATCCTGCCACCTTAATAAATCCATTAGATCAATTCATTGGACAAAATG AAGGACAGCCTACTACAATCCACAACCAGTTGAAATCTGGTTTTCATCGACAAACCATGGAGTCAGTTGGTGGGCACTATTCACTGGAGAATGCAGATCCATTACATGCTGCTGGCTATTTGAGCCCTTCTTTGGGAGGAAAATTTCTTGGTTCATCACATGTGGATTTGCCCAACTACCAAAGTGCATATTTGGGAAATGTTCTTGTGAATCAAAATGGCAGATACAGTGTACCTCACCTTGGCAAGTTTAATAGTTTAGATAATAGTTTATATGGTGATCATGGTTTTGGTATGGGTATGCCATATCCAGCAAATCAAATTTCAACTACTACTCACACTCTCTTGAACTCTGTAAGCCCAATTAGACAAAATGGGCGGTTATGTCGGATGCCATCCACAGCTCGAAGTCAAATGGGAGTTTCCCATGTTTCATGGTTCCCAGAGAACAGTGCAATAGGAGAAGGTTATTCTTCATCTTTGCTATTAGAATTCAAGAACAACAAAACTAGATTATTTGAACTTTCAGATATTGTTGGACATGCTGTGGAGTTCAG TAAGGATCAGCTTGGAAGCCGTTTCATTCAACAGAAACTTGAAACTGCTTCAATTGAAGACAAAAACTTGATTTTCCCTGAAATAATCTCTAGCGCTCATGCCTTAATGACTGATGTTTTTGGCAATTATGTCATTCAAAAA TTCTTTGAGCATGGTACAGAAATTCAGAGAAAGCAACTTGCAATTCAGCTGATTGGTTGTGTTTTGCCTCTCAGTCTTCAAATGTATGGTTGTCGAGTAATCCAAAAG GCTCTAGAAGTAGTTGATGTTGAGCAGAAAGCTCAAATGGTGCTAGAGCTTAATGGTCATATTATGAAATGTGTTCGTGATCAGAATGGAAATCACGTAATCCAGAAATGCATTGAATGTATTCCTCAAGACAAAATTCAATTCATCATAGAAGCATTCTACAGTCATGTTATAGCACTTTCCAGCCATCCGTATGGTTGTCGGGTCATTCAG AGGGTATTAGAACACTGCAATGATCAAGAAGTCCAGAGTATTATGATGGAGGAGATCATGGAAGATGTCTGTAATTTGGCACAAGACCAGTATGGGAATTATGTTATTCAA CATGTTCTGCAATACGGTAAACCAGAAGAGCGATCGGCTATTATCAGCAAGCTTGCTGGACAGATAGTTAAGATGAGCCAGCAAAAATATGCTTCCAATGTCGTTGAGAAGTGTCTGACTTATGGCACCCCCGAGGAACGTCAAATCTTGATAGATGAGATTCTTGGTACCACGGATGAAAATGAACCTCTTCAG GCTATGATGAAGGATCAGTTTGGTAATTACGTTGTACAAAAGGTTCTAGAGGCATGCGACGATAAAAATTGTGAACTTATACTTCAACGTATCAAAGTTCACCTGAATGCTCTGAAGAGATATACATACGGCAAGCACATTGTTGCCCGGGTTGAGAAGCTAGTGGCAACAGGAG AAAAACACATTGGAGCATCGTCGTCGTCACAGTATGCTGCTTAG